In the Hordeum vulgare subsp. vulgare chromosome 7H, MorexV3_pseudomolecules_assembly, whole genome shotgun sequence genome, one interval contains:
- the LOC123407430 gene encoding probable L-type lectin-domain containing receptor kinase S.7 has translation MAADLLLLRLVPLLLLLLAASLVPPASSSAGKNSSVSIDSATLSFSDLTLLGDAFLRNGSVGLTRDTGVPSSSAGTVLCTRPVALRGNGSSNNATASFAARFSFVVANQNAGSTGGDGIAFFISSDRATLGATGGYLGLFNSSLADAAVPNDDDADAVGPAIIAVEFDTMVNSELGDPSDNHVGLDLGSPVSVSAVDLVDSGIVLKSGNLTTAWIDYRGAEHLLEVSLSYSGVKPKRAVFSVAVDLSPYLREAMYVGFSASTEGSTQQHTIKEWTFQTFGLPPATNASTFTNATSNVSEPAVPGVAAASGGATSKKRFGRAITILGPVALAVAFVFFACVSVKKLAELTSRKDAIFLPGLLKGPRKFSHKELSVATRGFHASRVIGRGAFGTVYKAAMPGAATTYAVKRSTQAHQSRSEFVAELSVIACLRHKNLVQLEGWCDEKGELLLVYEYMPNGSLDKALYGDPCTLSWPERHNVAAGIASVLSYLHQECEQRVIHRDIKTGNILLDGNLSPRLGDFGLARLMDHNKSPVSTLTAGTMGYLAPEYLQSGKATDQTDVFSYGVVVLEVCCGRRPIDREETDKDSKNVNLVDWVWRLHGEDRLIEAADARLNGEFDREGMLRLLLVGLSCANPNCEERPAMRRVVQILNREADPVPVPRKKPLLVFSSSASIKLQEMAFSCGDDVRGGYPAAATTTANPASPRSEGAGIER, from the coding sequence atggCCGCCGACCtactcctcctccgcctcgtgccgctcctcctgctgctcctagCGGCGTCCCTGGTGCCGCCCGCCTCGTCGTCCGCGGGGAAGAACAGCTCCGTCAGCATCGACTCGGCCACGCTGTCCTTCTCCGACCTGACGCTGCTGGGTGACGCCTTCCTGCGGAACGGCTCCGTGGGGCTGACGCGGGACACGGGCGTGCCGTCCTCCAGCGCCGGCACCGTGCTCTGCACCCGCCCCGTCGCGCTCCGGGGCAACGGCAGCAGCAACAACGCCACCGCGTCCTTCGCCGCCAGATTCTCCTTCGTCGTCGCCAACCAGAACGCCGGCTCCACGGGCGGCGACGGCATcgccttcttcatctcctccgaCCGCGCCACGCTCGGCGCCACCGGCGGCTACCTCGGCCTCTTCAACTCCTCGCTCGCCGACGCTGCCGTTCCGaatgacgacgacgccgacgccgTCGGCCCCGCCATCATCGCTGTGGAGTTCGACACCATGGTCAACTCCGAGCTCGGCGACCCGAGCGACAACCACGTCGGGCTGGACCTCGGCTCGCCGGTGTCCGTCAGCGCCGTCGACCTCGTTGACTCCGGGATCGTCCTCAAGAGCGGCAACCTCACCACCGCGTGGATCGATTACCGCGGGGCCGAACACCTCCTCGAGGTGTCGCTGAGCTACTCCGGTGTCAAGCCGAAGCGGGCCGTCTTCTCCGTGGCCGTCGACCTCTCGCCGTACCTCAGGGAGGCCATGTACGTCGGCTTCTCGGCCTCCACGGAGGGGAGCACCCAGCAGCACACCATCAAGGAATGGACCTTTCAGACCTTCGGGTTGCCGCCGGCGACCAACGCCTCCACCTTTACCAACGCCACGAGCAATGTCTCGGAGCCAGCAGTGCCCGGCGTGGCCGCCGCGAGCGGCGGCGCCACCAGCAAGAAAAGGTTTGGGCGCGCCATCACCATCCTCGGCCCCGTCGCGCTCGCCGTCGCGTTCGTGTTCTTCGCATGTGTCTCCGTCAAGAAGCTGGCAGAGCTCACCTCGAGGAAGGACGCCATCTTCCTGCCGGGGCTGCTCAAGGGGCCAAGGAAGTTCAGCCACAAGGAGCTGAGCGTGGCGACCAGAGGATTCCACGCGAGCAGAGTCATCGGCAGAGGCGCGTTCGGCACGGTGTACAAGGCGGCCATGCCGGGCGCGGCCACCACCTACGCAGTGAAGCGGTCGACGCAGGCGCACCAGAGCCGGAGCGAGTTCGTCGCCGAGCTCTCCGTCATCGCCTGCCTCCGCCACAAGAACCTGGTACAGCTGGAGGGCTGGTGCGACGAGAAGGGCGAGCTGCTGCTCGTCTACGAGTACATGCCCAACGGCAGCCTGGACAAGGCGCTGTACGGCGACCCCTGCACGCTCTCCTGGCCGGAGCGCCACAACGTGGCCGCCGGTATCGCGTCCGTGCTGTCCTACCTCCACCAGGAGTGCGAGCAGCGCGTGATCCACAGGGACATCAAGACGGGCAACATCCTGCTCGACGGTAACCTCAGCCCCCGGCTGGGCGACTTCGGGCTCGCCCGGCTCATGGACCACAACAAGAGCCCGGTGTCCACGCTCACCGCCGGCACCATGGGGTACCTCGCGCCGGAGTACCTGCAGTCCGGCAAGGCCACCGACCAGACCGACGTGTTCAGCTACGGCGTGGTGGTGCTGGAGGTGTGCTGCGGGAGGCGGCCGATCGACAGGGAGGAGACCGACAAGGATAGCAAGAACGTAAACCTGGTGGACTGGGTGTGGCGCCTGCACGGCGAGGACCGGCTCATCGAGGCCGCCGATGCGCGGCTGAACGGCGAGTTTGACAGGGAGGGGATGCTGCGGCTGCTGCTTGTCGGGCTAAGCTGCGCCAACCCCAACTGCGAGGAGCGGCCGGCGATGCGGCGGGTGGTGCAGATACTGAACCGCGAGGCCGACCCGGTGCCCGTGCCGCGGAAGAAGCCGCTCCTCGTGTTCAGCTCCAGCGCGTCCATCAAGCTGCAGGAGATGGCCTTCTCCTGTGGCGACGACGTCAGAGGAGGCTacccggccgccgccaccaccaccgctaACCCGGCGTCCCCGAGATCGGAGGGAGCCGGCATAGAAAGGTGA